A genomic window from Thermostichus vulcanus str. 'Rupite' includes:
- a CDS encoding 3-deoxy-7-phosphoheptulonate synthase: protein MPPQTDNCNIQEVTPLIAPSLVKAEFPLTETAAKVVLSTRQAIRNIIHGRDPHRLVVIVGPCSIHDPEAALEYAHRLKQVADQTQEHLVIVMRTYFEKPRTTVGWKGLINDPHLDGSCDIATGLKLARSILLRVNEIGLACATEMLDPVTPQYTADLVSWAAIGARTIESQTHREMASGLSMPVGFKNGTDGRLQIALNAILSASHPHSFLGIGQDGMTALIKTSGNPDRHIVLRGGGGKTNYGPEDVERAALLMEDQGIPRSVMVDCSHDNSQKDYRNQGSVCREVLRQYQAGQRALMGVMVESNLNPGKQTWCEGASLKYGVSITDGCIGWEETADLLQEMAATVAGGALALSH from the coding sequence ATGCCCCCCCAAACCGACAACTGCAATATCCAGGAGGTGACGCCCCTGATTGCCCCTAGCCTGGTCAAAGCCGAGTTCCCCCTCACGGAAACGGCGGCCAAAGTCGTGCTCTCTACCCGGCAGGCCATCCGCAACATTATCCACGGACGGGATCCCCATCGCTTGGTGGTGATTGTGGGTCCCTGCTCCATTCATGACCCGGAAGCTGCCTTGGAGTATGCCCATCGCCTGAAGCAGGTTGCGGATCAAACCCAAGAGCATCTGGTGATTGTGATGCGTACCTACTTCGAGAAACCTCGCACCACAGTGGGCTGGAAAGGGCTGATCAACGATCCCCACCTGGATGGCTCCTGTGATATTGCTACCGGATTAAAACTGGCCCGCTCGATTCTGCTACGGGTGAATGAGATCGGCTTGGCCTGTGCCACCGAAATGTTGGATCCAGTGACGCCACAGTACACCGCTGACTTGGTCAGCTGGGCGGCGATTGGGGCCCGCACCATCGAAAGTCAAACCCACCGGGAAATGGCCAGTGGCCTCTCGATGCCCGTCGGCTTCAAAAACGGTACCGATGGTCGTCTACAAATTGCCCTGAACGCCATCCTTTCCGCCAGTCACCCCCACAGTTTTCTGGGTATCGGGCAAGACGGCATGACTGCCCTGATCAAAACCAGTGGTAACCCGGATCGGCATATTGTCCTGCGGGGCGGGGGAGGTAAAACCAACTATGGCCCTGAAGATGTGGAACGGGCGGCTCTGCTGATGGAGGACCAAGGGATCCCGCGCTCCGTGATGGTGGACTGCTCCCACGACAATTCCCAGAAAGACTACCGCAACCAGGGATCCGTCTGTCGGGAGGTACTGCGGCAATACCAAGCCGGTCAGCGGGCCTTGATGGGGGTGATGGTGGAGAGCAACCTCAACCCTGGCAAGCAAACCTGGTGCGAAGGTGCTTCCCTCAAGTACGGCGTTTCCATTACCGATGGCTGCATTGGTTGGGAAGAAACCGCAGACCTGCTGCAGGAGATGGCGGCGACAGTAGCGGGGGGAGCCTTGGCCCTCAGCCACTAG
- the folB gene encoding dihydroneopterin aldolase, whose protein sequence is MELQIPTSVSSNGRQPYLDPGQTPQRPPEQLRDRLIVSGLRYYGYTGFDEAERALGQWFEVDFELWADLRPAAMSGQLCDTLDYRSAVAGIAELVRSNQFVLIESLAEAIAEMVLRETGASQAKIRLTKCHPPLPDLTGQVTIEIIRP, encoded by the coding sequence ATGGAACTACAGATCCCCACCAGTGTCAGCAGCAACGGTCGGCAACCCTACCTGGATCCCGGTCAAACCCCTCAACGCCCCCCTGAGCAGTTGCGGGATCGGCTGATCGTGTCCGGTCTACGTTACTACGGCTATACCGGCTTTGATGAGGCAGAGCGGGCCTTGGGGCAATGGTTTGAGGTGGATTTCGAGCTGTGGGCAGATTTACGTCCGGCGGCCATGAGCGGCCAACTGTGCGATACGCTCGACTACCGTTCGGCGGTGGCTGGCATCGCAGAACTGGTGAGAAGCAACCAGTTTGTGCTGATCGAGAGTTTGGCCGAGGCGATTGCCGAAATGGTGTTGCGGGAGACAGGGGCCAGCCAAGCTAAGATCCGATTGACCAAGTGTCATCCCCCGCTCCCAGATTTGACGGGGCAAGTCACCATAGAAATTATTCGCCCCTAG
- a CDS encoding tRNA-(ms[2]io[6]A)-hydroxylase, with amino-acid sequence MATLQLASRTSDAWIEQATQHIDLILLDHANCEKKAAGNALSLLFRYPSNGQLVETLSPLAREELQHFERVHRHLQRLGIPIKPLSAAPYASLLNQHLRRPEPDHLLDALLVAAIIEARSHERLGLLGIHAPDPELRQFYLWLTAAEERHLQIYLDLALAHFCADHVQERLHTLLQVEAEILSTLHPEPRVHS; translated from the coding sequence GTGGCTACTCTGCAACTGGCTTCTCGCACTTCTGATGCCTGGATCGAACAGGCTACCCAGCACATCGACCTGATTTTGCTCGACCACGCCAATTGCGAGAAGAAAGCAGCGGGCAATGCCCTTAGCTTATTGTTTCGTTACCCCTCCAATGGGCAACTGGTGGAAACTCTCTCCCCTTTAGCCCGTGAGGAGCTCCAGCATTTTGAGCGTGTCCACCGCCACTTGCAACGGCTGGGGATCCCGATAAAACCCTTGTCTGCTGCTCCCTACGCCAGCCTCCTCAATCAGCACCTGCGCCGCCCCGAACCGGATCACCTGCTGGATGCGCTGTTGGTGGCAGCCATTATCGAAGCCCGCAGCCACGAACGCTTGGGTTTACTGGGGATCCATGCCCCAGACCCGGAATTGCGACAGTTTTACCTGTGGCTGACGGCAGCCGAAGAACGACATTTGCAGATCTACCTGGATTTGGCTTTGGCCCACTTCTGTGCCGATCACGTGCAGGAGCGGCTCCATACTCTGTTGCAGGTAGAAGCCGAGATTTTATCGACCCTTCACCCCGAACCTCGTGTTCACAGCTAA
- a CDS encoding sensor histidine kinase — MFQSTRQRLALWYTGITAVFLLLFAGSFYWYVQATLIERVDDTLGHVVEIVERSLVVDETLLDPQQARHSLEASFRDDPSTLEDDHIDLEWFDPQGKLIWSTVPGGIPAPLLTEGFLHTARINPGYWLRQYTEPILAGHALLGYLRVSHPWFEVSKPTRQLIRDLSLWIVASLACVGSIGWMLSGLAMQPVRHSYQQLKQFTADASHELRSPLASIQTTVQVALADPQLDTDTRQRWQIVERLSLRLGRLVDDLLFLARQDSGMAPFQPRCCALDALLLQVVEELQGLAQQKGIRLQLDIADPPQSMPGDPFGFWGDENQLARLFTNLIENALLHTPAEGKVEVTLEQRLKSGAPELWVQVRDNGAGIPPESLPYVFDRFYRVDPARKGDPFRVAGSGLGLAIVKSIAEQHQGQVKVESTLGQGSTFQVILPQRQSELCTPENL, encoded by the coding sequence ATGTTCCAGTCAACGCGGCAGCGATTGGCCCTTTGGTACACCGGGATCACGGCGGTTTTTTTATTGCTGTTTGCCGGCAGCTTCTACTGGTACGTACAGGCCACTTTGATTGAGCGGGTGGATGATACCCTCGGCCATGTGGTGGAAATCGTCGAGCGGTCTTTGGTGGTAGATGAGACTCTGTTGGATCCCCAGCAAGCTCGCCACAGTTTGGAAGCCAGTTTTCGGGATGATCCCAGCACCCTGGAGGATGATCACATCGATCTGGAGTGGTTTGACCCGCAGGGGAAGCTGATCTGGTCGACCGTGCCCGGCGGGATCCCTGCCCCTTTGCTGACAGAGGGGTTTTTACACACCGCCCGCATTAACCCCGGCTACTGGCTACGGCAGTATACCGAGCCGATCCTTGCCGGCCATGCCCTCCTGGGTTACCTACGGGTCAGTCACCCCTGGTTTGAGGTGAGCAAGCCAACGCGACAGTTGATTCGGGATCTCTCCCTGTGGATAGTGGCCAGTTTGGCCTGTGTTGGTTCGATTGGTTGGATGCTGTCGGGTTTGGCCATGCAGCCGGTGCGTCATTCTTACCAGCAGCTGAAGCAATTTACCGCCGATGCTTCCCACGAGTTGCGCAGTCCTCTGGCGAGCATTCAAACCACCGTACAGGTGGCTCTGGCGGATCCGCAGCTGGATACGGACACCCGGCAGCGGTGGCAAATTGTTGAACGGCTAAGTCTGCGTCTGGGCCGATTGGTGGACGATCTGCTGTTTTTGGCCCGTCAGGACAGCGGTATGGCCCCGTTTCAGCCCCGTTGTTGTGCGTTAGATGCTTTGCTGCTGCAAGTGGTGGAAGAACTGCAGGGCCTGGCCCAGCAAAAAGGGATCCGCTTGCAGTTGGACATTGCCGACCCGCCCCAGTCTATGCCTGGGGATCCCTTCGGGTTTTGGGGAGATGAGAATCAGTTGGCCCGTCTTTTCACCAACTTAATTGAGAATGCGTTGCTGCATACTCCCGCTGAGGGGAAAGTAGAGGTCACCCTAGAACAGCGGCTAAAATCCGGAGCCCCAGAGTTGTGGGTACAGGTGCGCGATAACGGGGCGGGGATCCCTCCTGAATCCTTGCCCTATGTGTTTGATCGCTTTTATCGGGTGGATCCAGCTCGTAAGGGGGATCCCTTTCGGGTAGCTGGTTCGGGCCTGGGTTTGGCGATTGTGAAAAGCATTGCCGAGCAGCACCAAGGGCAGGTGAAGGTGGAAAGTACGCTCGGGCAGGGATCCACGTTTCAGGTCATTTTGCCGCAGCGTCAGTCGGAACTCTGTACTCCAGAGAATCTTTGA
- a CDS encoding DUF1796 family putative cysteine peptidase, producing MGLQVENLHFNAYWSGLDGFSVCQCFLLHPQSPSTLFTFSMFMYRFQVQAATQPGEFIALVGSIPAMGQWDPRRCVRLQTDPRLYPLWWVELALNSEDLNEDWARRSARIEYQYLRIQANGQVAWESTGVNRWIPFEPHPLPGVVIVEDGVFGRIPTYPYGYYAQPIANPEPQDLGGLKIVVLGSSVALGCSAWLLRGWAWHLQQALQKRYGHQLLNCSELGANVRRTLARFSQVVTPEKPDVVIIALSLGNEGLAFSPPKDYSAIQKRFENGLQQLILMTEQIGALPILGGVYPHGDYTAEHHSLLWETHYHMLSWGYPVFNWLPALEDGQGRWKTGLCFDAAHPNSKGHELMFESVDLALFDPQQMMTASQALPHKELPVFFDGQGFGLTADRATGSLRVMNITPYNYTLNPDWQALQTALQTTFQKGALQPGLYIAEDSTPATLLHLLIREDGTLKTPLTIPAGGDFRFFPSRQFFSQQGIQPLFDDGCLVLLQCKRSVDGTEIPPCLYVINTTEHEYNIHPMWKEVRAALKAMPAGVYQDPQKPDAPFRTMMIGADGLESRVKAPPHSVMLLEYRCPLSEISRVAIVPLGDRCAVRMLLYKLEYDGPAFPFDLTRTSNLADVADMIQNDFQGMWDPCYLHYNPEEKRIYHSKWTGLSFGHEVEESDDPIHDMRPVHERMQTRYSARAKRFRYVLEKADKLLFVRTGGCQRNVVLDLMTKLEAKCQGKPFVLLILSPQPSEEFAGIPNVLHYDLEFNPDRMYADHDHWRHCTEIMGSILHSLGISSQNLFWCPPQVS from the coding sequence GTGGGGTTGCAGGTTGAGAATTTGCATTTCAATGCCTATTGGAGTGGTCTTGACGGGTTTTCCGTTTGCCAGTGCTTCCTCCTGCACCCTCAATCACCCTCGACTCTGTTTACGTTTTCTATGTTTATGTATCGTTTCCAGGTTCAGGCCGCCACTCAGCCGGGTGAGTTCATTGCTCTGGTGGGATCCATTCCTGCAATGGGGCAGTGGGATCCCCGTCGTTGTGTGCGTTTGCAAACGGATCCCCGTCTTTATCCACTTTGGTGGGTGGAATTGGCTCTCAATAGTGAAGACTTGAATGAAGATTGGGCGAGGAGATCTGCACGCATTGAATATCAATATCTCCGCATTCAGGCGAATGGCCAAGTGGCCTGGGAATCTACTGGAGTTAATCGCTGGATCCCGTTTGAACCCCATCCTTTACCTGGGGTTGTGATCGTTGAAGATGGAGTTTTTGGTCGGATCCCTACCTATCCCTATGGCTACTATGCCCAACCCATTGCGAATCCCGAACCGCAAGATTTGGGTGGGCTAAAGATTGTTGTTTTGGGAAGTTCGGTTGCCCTGGGTTGTAGTGCCTGGTTGTTGCGGGGCTGGGCCTGGCATTTGCAACAGGCTTTGCAGAAGCGCTACGGTCATCAACTGCTCAATTGCTCTGAGCTGGGGGCCAATGTCCGACGAACCCTAGCTCGTTTTTCGCAAGTGGTCACTCCTGAGAAACCGGATGTTGTCATTATTGCTTTGTCTTTGGGCAATGAAGGACTGGCTTTTAGTCCACCAAAAGATTACTCAGCCATTCAAAAACGCTTTGAGAATGGTCTTCAGCAGTTAATCCTGATGACGGAGCAGATAGGAGCCTTGCCGATTTTGGGTGGGGTTTACCCCCATGGAGACTACACGGCTGAACACCATAGCCTACTTTGGGAAACTCACTATCACATGCTGAGTTGGGGCTACCCAGTTTTCAACTGGTTGCCAGCCTTAGAAGATGGTCAAGGGCGTTGGAAAACCGGTCTCTGTTTCGATGCCGCTCACCCCAACTCCAAGGGACATGAATTGATGTTTGAGTCCGTTGATCTTGCGCTTTTTGATCCCCAGCAAATGATGACAGCTTCTCAAGCTCTTCCTCACAAGGAATTGCCAGTCTTTTTCGATGGCCAGGGTTTTGGCCTCACAGCCGATAGGGCCACAGGTTCCCTGCGGGTTATGAACATCACTCCCTATAACTACACCCTCAACCCAGACTGGCAGGCTCTACAAACAGCACTGCAAACAACATTCCAAAAGGGTGCTCTGCAGCCGGGACTCTACATTGCAGAAGATTCTACTCCTGCAACTTTATTGCACCTGTTGATTCGGGAGGATGGTACGCTCAAAACTCCTCTCACCATTCCTGCGGGTGGAGATTTCAGGTTTTTCCCTTCAAGACAGTTTTTCTCACAACAAGGGATACAACCTCTTTTTGATGATGGATGCCTAGTGCTACTCCAATGCAAGCGGTCAGTGGATGGAACAGAGATTCCTCCTTGCCTGTACGTGATCAACACAACCGAACATGAGTACAACATTCACCCCATGTGGAAAGAAGTCCGGGCAGCTCTCAAAGCCATGCCAGCGGGGGTTTATCAGGATCCCCAAAAACCAGATGCTCCGTTCCGAACCATGATGATTGGAGCAGATGGGCTGGAAAGTCGGGTCAAAGCTCCACCCCACTCGGTCATGCTGCTGGAGTATCGATGTCCCTTGTCGGAGATCAGTCGAGTTGCCATTGTTCCGCTCGGGGATCGCTGTGCGGTACGAATGCTTCTCTATAAGTTGGAATATGATGGGCCTGCATTTCCTTTTGATTTGACCCGCACCAGCAACTTAGCTGATGTGGCGGATATGATCCAGAATGATTTTCAGGGTATGTGGGATCCCTGCTACTTGCACTACAATCCTGAAGAAAAACGCATTTATCACAGCAAATGGACAGGATTATCTTTCGGTCACGAGGTAGAAGAGAGTGATGATCCCATCCATGATATGAGGCCGGTTCACGAACGGATGCAAACTCGGTATAGTGCGCGTGCCAAACGCTTTAGGTATGTTTTAGAAAAAGCTGATAAACTTCTATTTGTGCGGACGGGCGGCTGTCAACGCAACGTGGTACTCGACTTGATGACCAAGCTGGAAGCCAAGTGCCAAGGCAAGCCTTTTGTGCTGTTGATTCTCTCTCCACAACCTTCTGAGGAATTTGCAGGGATCCCCAATGTTCTTCATTATGATCTGGAGTTTAACCCCGATCGCATGTATGCGGATCACGACCACTGGAGGCACTGCACCGAGATCATGGGAAGTATCCTCCACTCACTAGGGATTTCCAGCCAAAATCTTTTCTGGTGCCCTCCCCAGGTGTCTTAA
- a CDS encoding AMIN domain-containing protein yields MPEFDKLGARRDPGDGQRYAKQCRIPSGLWGAMLLWGLAGAGLFSPQPVQAQATTTGLSRIENWQYSPEQGRLEVNTQGEVRPFLFILQDPPRVVLDFPNTRFGRDPQTQTFSGRVGSLQISQLTDTITRFVLHLQPGQPLSLNQLQLLTANPSRWAVQFTQAGNLSLSSPLPPSSGASAPPLCPPHPLAAKPPVCPSLRQPPVPATKSWRYPQNRKAFSSALKAAPPPRCGGFSTRIEWWWTFCKPPSAPPSPSGPTPSTG; encoded by the coding sequence ATGCCTGAATTCGACAAGCTAGGGGCAAGACGGGATCCCGGTGATGGTCAACGCTATGCAAAGCAATGCCGGATCCCTTCGGGCCTGTGGGGAGCGATGCTGCTATGGGGCTTGGCTGGAGCCGGCCTGTTCTCCCCCCAACCTGTTCAAGCGCAAGCAACAACAACGGGCTTATCCCGGATCGAAAACTGGCAGTATAGCCCTGAGCAAGGGCGCTTAGAGGTCAACACGCAAGGGGAGGTACGGCCCTTCCTATTTATTTTGCAAGATCCACCCCGTGTGGTCTTGGACTTCCCGAATACCCGTTTTGGACGGGATCCGCAAACCCAAACCTTTTCCGGTCGAGTTGGATCCCTGCAAATTAGCCAGCTCACAGATACGATCACCCGCTTTGTGCTGCATCTGCAACCGGGGCAACCCCTCAGCCTGAACCAACTGCAACTGCTCACCGCGAATCCTTCCCGCTGGGCCGTTCAATTTACCCAGGCCGGGAATCTCTCTTTATCTTCCCCCCTCCCCCCCTCCAGTGGTGCATCGGCCCCCCCCCTTTGCCCACCCCACCCCCTCGCAGCCAAGCCCCCAGTCTGCCCCTCCCTCCGCCAGCCTCCCGTTCCGGCAACCAAATCTTGGCGGTATCCCCAGAATCGGAAGGCTTTTTCATCCGCACTCAAGGCAGCCCCTCCACCACGGTGCGGCGGATTCTCGACCCGGATCGAGTGGTGGTGGACTTTCTGCAAACCTCCCTCAGCTCCGCCCTCACCCAGCGGGCCTACACCATCAACCGGCTAG
- a CDS encoding N-acetylmuramoyl-L-alanine amidase — protein sequence MVDFLQTSLSSALTQRAYTINRLGVSRLRIGQFEPTVARVVLDVDPSSSDWEARYDPQRGGIWIQPAGGGMQASLLPDTNASGASGPLATLQSVQLQGNQLTISADGFMFYRAGWDPDSGGYRISVAPARLPQSLPDPGLPANGPVARIRFVQEDERTVSILVQPSEEFNVFEPNPGQGSRRITLQLQPLNAPLPMAQPQVSPSPQPGQLPVGRPVIVIDAGHGGRDPGAIGVDGIQEKHITLSISKQVQQLLQERGYGVVMTRTDDREILLQPRVDIAVQANATLLVSIHANALDRSSVHGIETYYLRPDSAELAATLHRSLVRATGAADRGVRRARFFMVRETPTGMPSVLLELGYLTNPTEGRKLSTAEYQAILSRAIADGIEAFLRNR from the coding sequence GTGGTGGACTTTCTGCAAACCTCCCTCAGCTCCGCCCTCACCCAGCGGGCCTACACCATCAACCGGCTAGGGGTTTCCCGCCTGCGAATCGGGCAATTTGAGCCGACAGTAGCGCGGGTAGTGCTGGATGTGGATCCCTCTAGTAGCGACTGGGAAGCCCGCTATGACCCTCAGCGGGGAGGCATCTGGATTCAACCGGCTGGGGGTGGAATGCAGGCCAGCCTCCTGCCCGATACGAATGCTTCGGGGGCCAGTGGGCCCCTGGCAACGCTGCAATCGGTACAGCTTCAGGGTAATCAGCTAACCATTAGTGCCGATGGGTTCATGTTTTACCGGGCCGGATGGGATCCCGACAGTGGGGGGTATCGCATCAGTGTGGCCCCTGCCCGTCTGCCGCAATCCTTGCCAGATCCCGGCTTGCCTGCCAATGGACCCGTGGCTCGGATTCGCTTTGTTCAGGAGGATGAGCGAACCGTCAGCATCCTGGTGCAGCCCTCTGAGGAGTTTAATGTTTTTGAGCCCAACCCCGGCCAGGGATCCCGTCGGATTACCCTGCAGTTACAACCCCTCAATGCCCCTTTGCCGATGGCTCAGCCGCAAGTGTCGCCGTCCCCTCAACCGGGGCAATTGCCGGTTGGGAGGCCAGTGATTGTCATTGATGCAGGACATGGAGGCCGGGATCCCGGCGCCATCGGCGTGGATGGGATCCAAGAGAAGCACATCACCCTGTCCATTTCTAAGCAGGTGCAACAGCTGCTCCAGGAGCGCGGCTATGGGGTGGTGATGACCCGTACGGATGACCGGGAGATTTTGTTGCAGCCGCGGGTGGATATCGCGGTACAAGCCAATGCAACCCTGTTGGTGAGCATTCATGCCAATGCTCTGGATCGTTCTAGCGTCCATGGGATCGAAACCTATTACCTCCGACCGGATAGCGCTGAGCTGGCCGCCACCTTGCACCGCAGCTTGGTCAGGGCGACCGGAGCTGCCGATCGGGGAGTGAGACGAGCGCGGTTTTTCATGGTGCGGGAAACCCCGACAGGAATGCCTTCTGTGCTGTTGGAGTTGGGCTATCTGACCAATCCAACGGAAGGGCGAAAATTGTCCACGGCAGAATATCAGGCCATCCTATCCCGAGCCATCGCGGATGGCATTGAAGCCTTTTTGCGCAACCGTTGA
- the murI gene encoding glutamate racemase, protein MVPKWMSGEGPDPRWPIGVFDSGLGGLSVWRTLRRQLPHEQLLYFGDTARVPYGERSPEEILTFVRQILTWMQAQPVKLVVMACNTSSALALDRVRQEFALPMFGLILPGAQAALTQGSRIGVIATAATVNSRAYSKAIQEYSALDPKRFLHPIQCWEQACPEFVPLIEAGETDSQALRQAAECYLQPLLQQGIDTLIYGCTHYPVLDPILQPLLPRSVKRVDPGVALVGSLAKELGLWGLRYPHSGTRTGRWDRFCVSGDPERFAQLATPWLGFRPQVEQVELPVLDVCG, encoded by the coding sequence ATGGTGCCTAAATGGATGTCGGGGGAAGGGCCGGATCCCCGTTGGCCGATTGGGGTCTTCGATAGCGGCTTGGGGGGACTGAGCGTGTGGCGAACCCTGCGGAGGCAATTGCCCCATGAACAGCTGCTCTACTTTGGCGATACAGCACGAGTCCCCTACGGAGAACGTTCCCCGGAAGAGATCTTGACCTTTGTGCGGCAAATTTTGACGTGGATGCAGGCGCAGCCGGTCAAGTTGGTGGTGATGGCCTGTAATACCAGCTCCGCTTTGGCTTTAGACCGCGTGCGTCAGGAATTTGCCCTGCCCATGTTCGGCCTAATTTTGCCCGGTGCCCAGGCAGCCTTAACTCAGGGATCCCGAATTGGGGTGATTGCCACGGCAGCCACGGTCAACAGCCGCGCCTACTCAAAAGCGATTCAGGAATACAGCGCTCTCGATCCGAAAAGATTCCTCCACCCCATTCAGTGTTGGGAACAGGCGTGCCCAGAATTTGTCCCCCTGATCGAAGCAGGGGAAACGGATAGCCAGGCTCTACGCCAAGCTGCCGAATGCTATTTGCAGCCGCTGTTGCAGCAGGGGATCGACACCCTCATCTACGGCTGTACCCATTATCCGGTTCTGGATCCGATCCTGCAGCCTCTGTTGCCTCGCTCCGTCAAACGGGTGGATCCGGGGGTAGCCTTGGTGGGATCCCTGGCGAAAGAACTGGGATTGTGGGGGCTGCGTTATCCTCACTCTGGCACCCGGACAGGCAGATGGGACCGATTTTGTGTCAGCGGGGATCCGGAGCGATTCGCCCAGTTGGCTACCCCTTGGTTGGGCTTTCGACCGCAGGTGGAGCAGGTGGAATTGCCGGTATTGGATGTGTGTGGCTGA
- a CDS encoding ABC transporter permease, giving the protein MPAWLRGVSYALYAFLYLPILLIILYSFNRARFGLVWTGFTFDWYISLFQNPMAWRATQNTLILALVSTLISTVFGSLLGYGLYRYRFPGKNAFQGLMLLPVIIPDIVMAITLLLFYRFLRYYTGLFELGLGTMILAHITFQISFVAIVVRSRLQLLDPALEEAAHDLYANTWQKLRYVTLPLAMPGILAAALLAFTLSIDDFVISFFTSGPESLTLPILIYSSVRRGVTPEINALSTLIILVTLVVVIGSPLLGRLRQGPHFTNLTKSSVKPPVSNRGI; this is encoded by the coding sequence ATGCCAGCTTGGTTGCGTGGAGTCAGTTATGCCCTCTATGCCTTTCTGTATCTGCCCATCTTGTTGATTATCCTTTATTCCTTTAACCGCGCCCGCTTTGGCTTGGTATGGACAGGGTTCACCTTTGACTGGTACATTTCGCTGTTCCAGAATCCGATGGCCTGGCGAGCCACTCAAAACACCTTGATCCTGGCTCTGGTCAGCACCCTGATCAGCACGGTGTTCGGATCCCTGTTGGGATACGGTCTGTATCGCTATCGCTTCCCTGGGAAAAATGCCTTTCAAGGACTGATGCTCCTGCCCGTGATCATCCCAGATATCGTGATGGCGATTACTCTGCTGCTGTTTTATCGGTTTTTGCGCTATTACACCGGCTTGTTCGAGCTGGGTTTGGGGACGATGATCCTGGCCCACATCACCTTCCAAATCTCTTTCGTGGCGATTGTGGTGCGCAGCCGGTTGCAACTGCTGGATCCTGCTCTAGAAGAGGCAGCTCATGATCTCTATGCCAATACCTGGCAAAAACTGCGCTATGTGACACTCCCACTCGCAATGCCCGGGATCCTCGCGGCTGCCCTGTTGGCCTTTACCCTTTCGATTGATGATTTTGTCATCTCCTTTTTCACCAGTGGGCCGGAAAGTCTCACTCTGCCCATTCTGATTTATAGCTCTGTACGGCGAGGGGTCACCCCTGAGATCAATGCCCTCTCGACGCTGATCATTCTTGTCACTTTGGTTGTGGTGATCGGATCCCCTCTGCTCGGTCGCCTCCGCCAAGGCCCCCATTTTACCAACCTTACGAAGAGCAGCGTAAAGCCCCCGGTTTCCAACCGGGGGATATAA